A region of Malaciobacter marinus DNA encodes the following proteins:
- the rsmH gene encoding 16S rRNA (cytosine(1402)-N(4))-methyltransferase RsmH: MDIPHVPVLYQETLEAFADIEDGYIIDCTTGYAGHSLGIISQNENIKLICNDQDDEALAFSKNRLKDYENRVIFNKGNFEHVLDKFKDYNIKGILADIGVSSLQLDKLQRGFGFESDTLDMRMDQTQELDANIVVNSYSQVELENIFKEYGEVREYKKVASLIVNNRPFSSAKELAEFLYKNMHKGKIHPATLPFQGIRIEVNDELGVLKRLFESIELIKPKNCIIAIISFHSLEDRIVKNYFKKWTKSCVCPPEAFRCTCGNDNALGKILTKKPITPTKAEIKQNPRSRSSKLRVFKFD, translated from the coding sequence ATGGATATTCCACATGTTCCCGTCTTATATCAAGAGACCTTAGAAGCGTTCGCTGATATTGAAGATGGATATATAATTGATTGTACAACAGGCTATGCTGGACACAGCTTAGGAATTATTTCTCAAAATGAAAATATAAAACTAATATGTAATGACCAAGATGATGAAGCTTTAGCTTTTTCAAAAAATAGATTAAAAGATTATGAAAATAGAGTTATTTTCAATAAAGGTAACTTTGAACATGTTTTAGACAAGTTTAAAGATTATAATATAAAAGGTATTTTAGCTGATATTGGTGTTTCTTCTTTGCAACTTGATAAACTTCAAAGAGGTTTTGGTTTTGAAAGTGATACTTTAGATATGAGAATGGATCAAACACAAGAATTAGATGCAAATATCGTTGTAAATAGCTACTCTCAAGTAGAATTAGAAAATATATTTAAAGAGTATGGTGAAGTAAGAGAGTACAAAAAAGTTGCTTCATTAATAGTAAATAACAGACCTTTTAGCTCAGCAAAAGAGCTTGCAGAGTTTTTATATAAAAATATGCATAAAGGTAAAATACACCCAGCAACACTTCCTTTTCAAGGAATAAGAATAGAAGTTAATGATGAATTGGGAGTTTTAAAAAGATTATTTGAATCAATTGAGTTAATAAAACCAAAAAATTGTATCATCGCAATAATCTCTTTTCATTCACTAGAAGATAGAATTGTAAAAAATTATTTTAAAAAATGGACAAAATCTTGTGTATGCCCACCAGAAGCTTTTAGATGTACTTGTGGAAATGATAATGCTTTAGGTAAGATTCTTACTAAAAAACCAATCACCCCAACAAAAGCTGAAATAAAGCAAAATCCAAGAAGTAGAAGTTCAAAATTAAGGGTTTTTAAATTTGATTAA
- a CDS encoding class II aldolase and adducin N-terminal domain-containing protein produces MINTKIVKLLSNLSLTMFRKNFFGIYHGAISAKVDHNSFIINTSDAIFDEMSENSFCHLSTTKQDYRWNIASIESHIHATIYNNIHEAKYIAFGVPIFTTAYTLDHDSIVFDDYFGKTTFGEVPIIKPGNYDTWYDRNALEITKYLKESHSNVMIIKGVGMYIYDRDINELVRKIAIMENSCRLLSIRSSYQ; encoded by the coding sequence ATGATTAATACAAAAATAGTTAAATTATTAAGTAATTTATCTCTAACAATGTTTAGGAAAAACTTTTTTGGAATATACCATGGGGCTATATCTGCAAAAGTTGATCATAACTCATTTATAATAAATACATCAGATGCAATTTTTGATGAAATGAGCGAAAATTCATTTTGTCATTTAAGCACAACCAAACAAGATTACCGTTGGAATATTGCAAGTATTGAATCACATATACATGCAACTATATACAATAATATACATGAAGCAAAATATATTGCATTTGGAGTACCAATTTTTACAACAGCATATACTTTAGATCATGACTCAATTGTTTTTGATGATTATTTTGGGAAAACAACTTTTGGCGAAGTTCCTATAATTAAACCAGGTAATTATGATACATGGTATGATAGAAACGCGCTTGAAATTACAAAGTATTTAAAAGAATCTCACTCAAATGTAATGATAATAAAAGGTGTTGGTATGTATATATATGATAGAGATATAAATGAACTTGTAAGGAAAATTGCTATCATGGAAAATAGTTGTAGATTGTTAAGTATTAGGTCATCTTACCAGTAA
- a CDS encoding HU family DNA-binding protein, which translates to MNKAEFIDAVAAKAGLSKKDAKNSVDAVLDTITETLVKRDTVSFIGFGTFSTSDRAERTAKVPGTDRTVTVPATTVAKFKVGKALKEAVANK; encoded by the coding sequence ATGAACAAGGCTGAATTTATCGATGCAGTAGCTGCAAAAGCTGGTTTATCAAAAAAAGACGCAAAAAATTCTGTTGACGCAGTATTAGATACTATTACAGAGACTTTAGTTAAAAGAGACACAGTAAGTTTCATTGGTTTTGGAACATTCTCAACTTCAGATAGAGCTGAAAGAACAGCAAAAGTTCCTGGAACAGATAGAACTGTAACAGTACCTGCTACTACAGTTGCAAAATTTAAAGTTGGTAAAGCTTTAAAAGAAGCAGTAGCTAACAAATAG